A window from Purpureocillium takamizusanense chromosome 3, complete sequence encodes these proteins:
- a CDS encoding Exodeoxyribonuclease III (EggNog:ENOG503NXMJ~COG:D~COG:L) — protein MTFSERVPKFVLTTLNSSKSAYASFKFATNRFFSRYHYEASGQCRERFYCSLYIRALISLFRSRSATDTQRDAEKQTLIERCDVAIEDGEGVKSRFIARIVFRNGLTSTHRLPFEVAVPVHAKFNRQDSPQHWTIASRTLRQLMDHFGPGIEYLDINTDGDHVNFTCFSEKTVSEDAVLKKPLQTSIAVEVDEFDDIEVEDKLHIVISVKDFRAIIQHAGITGNALSARYSLPSRPIQLFYSSDAISCEFLIMTVGERGSNPAQKTKKGRKAATHPAGPRLEAASRRTSVAPSEVPQQPQQQPAAHPAPSAPLRPQIPNPTPHLSAARASASRIGAFDLRPSQKPPPPTLRSESLFVDDDGWEPVRDEDDDGEEDARLGWDDSADPNPSAMHMSRVEERPATIEEHTEAPEGQSTFLEPTQKLSDVKSLALFPD, from the exons ATGACATTCTCAGAACGCGTGCCAAAA TTTGTCCTCACCACGCTCAACAGCTCCAAATCGGCCTACGCGAGCTTCAAGTTCGCGACCAATAGGTTTTTCTCTCGCTACCACTACGAGGCCAGCGGGCAGTGTCGCGAGAGGTTCTACTGCAGTCTCTACATACGC GCCCTCATCTCGCTCTTCAGGAGCCGCTCCGCCACCGACACGCAGAGGGACGCCGAGAAGCAGACGCTCATTGAGCGGTGCGATGTCGccatcgaggacggcgaaggcgtcAAGAGCCGCTTCATTGCGCGCATTGTCTTCAGGAACGGCTTGACCTCTACCCATCGGCTGCCGTTCGAGGTCGCCGTTCCCGTGCATGCCAAGTTCAATAGGCAGGACTCTCCGCAGCACTGGACCATCGCCTCACGCACTCTCCGCCAGTTGATGGACCACTTTGGCCCGGGAATCGAGTATCTCGACATAAACACAGACGGCGATCACGTCAACTTTACCTGCTTCAGCGAAAAGACAGTCAGCGAAGATG CTGTATTGAAAAAGCCCCTGCAGACATCTATAGCCGTGGAGGTGGACGAGTTCGATGACATTGAGGTGGAAGACAAGCTTCACATCGTCATTTCAGTCAAGGACTTCCGCGCCATCATCCAGCACGCCGGCATCACTGGCAAcgccctctccgcccgcTATTCGCTGCCATCACGGCCCATCCAATTGTTCTACTCAAGTGATGCTATCTCATGCGAATTCCTCATCATGACGGTCGGCGAGCGCGGGAGCAACCCCGCCCAAAAGACGAAGAAGGGCCGCAAGGCTGCCACTCACCCCGCCGGACCTCGCCTGGAAGCTGCATCCCGCAGGACAAGTGTTGCTCCGTCCGAGGTACCGCAACAGCCACAACAGCAGCCGGCGGCACACCCGGCGCCTTCAGCACCGCTCCGACCTCAGATCCCCAACCCGACTCCGCACCTCAGTGCTGCTAGAGCCAGCGCATCGCGGATAGGAGCATTTGATTTGCGGCCGTCACAGaagccgcctccgccaacGTTGCGCTCCGAAAGCTTGTTTGTGGATGACGACGGATGGGAGCCCGTTAgagacgaagatgacgacggcgaagaagacgcaAGATTGGGGTGGGATGATAGTGCTGACCCT AACCCCTCTGCCATGCATATGAGCCGCGTAGAAGAGAGGCCAGCCACAATCGAGGAGCACACAGAGGCACCGGAAGGTCAGTCGACATTTCTGGAGCCGACACAGAAACTGTCAGACGTCAAGAGCCTGGCGCTATTTCCTGACTGA
- a CDS encoding uncharacterized protein (COG:S~SECRETED:SignalP(1-18~SECRETED:cutsite=SVA-LV~SECRETED:prob=0.3961)~EggNog:ENOG503PEV2), producing MRPTLLVIVSILRSQSVALVAPLKGYGVVIPQWEVEVSPAGPKAALNGTIEHVHEELVKLNPDWDATYLNDSLSTLQRRNVFGSSPGYFCRRRWGDALASEIRIGIRYLRGVHGRPTNGPGWGTCSRVSCSWNSAIWWCNDNKEAKTLGSFGDIADGAQWVLDHCSKRQYEASNNIVTSGQVFHKDNWNVIVTKDTKAC from the exons ATGAGACCAACACTCTTGGTCATAGTATCTATTCTGCGCTCGCAG AGTGTTGCTCTAGTGGCACCGCTCAAGGGATACGGCGTCGTCATTCCTCAGTGGGAAGTCGAGGTCTCTCCTGCAGGCCCCAAAGCAGCTCTTAACGGCACAATCGAGCACGTGCACGAGGAGCTCGTCAAGCTGAACCCCGACTGGGATGCCACGTATCTCAACGACAGCCTTTCGACTCTGCAGAGACGAAACGTTTTCGGCTCCAGCCCCGGATACTTttgtcggcgccgttggGGCGATGCTCTGGCGTCCGAGATCAGGATTGGCATCAGGTATCTGAGAGGtgtccatggccggccgACCAACGGCCCTGGCTGGGGCACTTGTTCAAGAGTGAGCTGCTCTTGGAACTCCGCCATCTGGTGGTGCAACGAC AATAAGGAGGCAAAGACACTCGGCTCCTTTGGTGATATTGCCGACGGTGCCCAGTGGGTACTTGATCATTGCTCCAAGAGGCAGTACGAGGCTTCAAACAACATCGTTACGTCTGGTCAGGTGTTCCACAAAGATAACTGGAACGTCATCGTAACTAAGGACACTAAGGCCTGTTGA